Part of the Microbacterium sp. Clip185 genome is shown below.
CAGAACGTCGGCCAGCTCCATCCGGACGCGCTGCGGGTCGAACTCCGGCGACCATTGGAACTCTTCGAGGAGTTCGGCAGCTTCGATCACGATCGACTTCGCGAGGTTCTCCGGCGAGTGAAACTGTCCCCAGTCGCGCTCCTCAACGAACGCACGTAGCGCACCCTTGGCATCCTCATCCGTCACGCGCTCAGCCTAGCGAGCACTCGCCGCGTCGATTTGAGACGCATCAAGGCCAGACACAACGTGTGCCTGAGAGGCTCATCTCGAAGAAACGACCGCGGCTTCACGAACGGCTCTCGGCTGCTCCTCGCTCAGCGCACGACCAGGGAACGCCACAGAGCGTTCCACGACTCCGCCGAGCGGACGAGAACAGCGAGGCGACGGTGCACTGGCCCACCGAGCATCATAAGCCGCTCGCGCTGCGCAATGCCCGAGTACCTAGGGGCCCCGATCCGACATGGCCAGGACAGGGGGGATCGCTCTATGCGGAGCGGCCAAACTGTCGCCACAATGAAACAATGGGTCGACTTTTACGCCATCGCAAGTTGAAGCCGCGTCATGGGGGCTATCGCGGACGCGCATGGGAGCCGCGCGACCTCGACGCGCTCGCTACGGCCGTCGCAGATCTTGCCCTTGGGCAATGGTTGCACGTTGAAGAGTTGCTTCGATCCGAGGAACCGTGGCGGGTTTCAGGCGCTGACTACGCGATTGACGGAGCCATTAGCCTGCTGACTGTTCCCGCTGGCAAAGACCCGTGGCATCGCGATGGCTGGGTTTTCCAGTTGGTATCGTGGCTTGCCGCGGTCGAGGAGAACGACGGTCCCGCCCGAATCCCACAAATGGATCAGGCTTCGAAGGGATTCGACGGACTACAGATTGCAGTCAACAGTAGATCAGGGCAGCCCAAGCGGATCGTCGTGTTTGAGGATAAAGCGACAAATTCACCGCGAGACACCGTGCGTGATGACGTGTGGAAATCATTCGCTGAACTGGAAACCGGGTCCCGAAATCCCGCCCTCGCCGCGGAGGTTGGATACCTCCTGTCTCGGATTCCCTTAACCGATCCTCGAAAGACAATCGACCATTTGATGCGCAAGCAGTCTGGTCGCGCCTACCGAGTCTCGATAACCACGAAAGCGCACCACGCCCGCGCAGAGAGATTCAACGGCCTGTTCGATGGATTCGAGGAAACCGTCCCAGGCAAACGGAGGCGCCGTCGCGCAAACGTTCTCGAAATCGCAGACCTGAGGCCTTGGATGGACGACCTGTGCGATCGTGCGATCGCAGTCTTGGAGGGCCAACGTGTTTGATAGCGTGACTGCCGCGATCATTGCTGCGGCGCCGCGCTTATCAAACGTGGACGCTGAACGGCTGCCCACGGCGATCACCGACGCATATCTGAAGGTCACCATGGCAAGATCACTCGTTCGGAATGATCTAGTCGCCAATGACGAGGTCTTTGGCGAGCTCCGCTCGATCGGCGCCGCCCAGGAAGCGATTGCGCTCAATCAGGAGCCCGGAGATGTGCGCGCGTCCGCCGCGTATGTCGCCGCTTCCGCGTACAGAATCCTCGCCGACGCCGACGCGGGGCGACCTAACGACGATCGCCATCTGACACCGGGCACCGTCGGGCCACGCATCGCATCTATGATGCTCTACCTCGTGGCCGACGCGCCGGCCGACGCTTCCGAGGTTGCTGACGGGATCGACGGAGTCGAACAGGAGCAATTCTCTGACCTTGTGGCTTCACTGAAACGCCTGGGGAAGGGTGAGATCAATGGTGCGGAAAGCTCAGAAGAACCTTTCCAACTTGATCTGGACGCCGATCCGTTAACGATCGGCGCTGTCATCGGCTATCGCAAGTGCGCGCGCTCGCTCGCAGATCTGGTGCGGCTCCTCCGAACCCCAGACCCCGCGGCCGATCCGCTGGCCGGACAATTCGCCTCGATCGCAACAGCGATGTCAATGAGTGTGGACTTCAACATCGGAGACCGCGCCCATGTGTCATCAAACCTGATCGCTGGCCCCTGGCATCTGGCGCGGCTTCTTGAGATGGCGAGCCCAGTATTGGTCGCTGCGTCCACCGCGTCACTGCCTGCACCGAGCGGCATCTCTGCAGAGGACTGGCAGCGCGTTACGGCTCGGACAGCGCGACTTAGACCGCTGCTCTGGCGTAATCATCGCCAGGCTCTAGACGCTGGACTTCTTGAGCCCGGAGTCTCAGCAGTCCTGGCGTTCCCCACAGGCGCCGGGAAGTCAACGATGTCGGAACTTAAGGTCGGAGCAACAATTCTCCGCGGGCTAAACGTCATTTGCCTTGCGCCAACCCTCTCGTTGATTGACCAACTCGCACGATCATTCAAATTGGCGGTCCCGGGTGCACGAGTGCTAGCTCAACGCGACGCGGACGAAGAGATCGAATCCGCATCAGATGGTGTCCCTGAGATATTCGTCATGACTCCCGAGAGCTGCCTAGCAGCCCTCGGAACAGATCAGACTCGGTTTGGGGAAGTCGGCCTCGTCCTGTTCGACGAGGCACACCTCATGCATGTCGAAGGCGATGCACCTAACCGGCGCGCACTAGATGCCTCGCTTTGTTTTCTCACGCTCGTCTCTCGCTTCGGTGACGCAGATCTGATGCTTGTCTCCGCGATGTTCGCAAACTCTCAGGAACTCGCAGACTGGCTCAAATTCGTTACGGGGCGTCCTGCTATAGCGTTGGATACCCCTTGGAAGCCAACGAGACAGGCGAGGGGTGCTCTCGTCTATCCGTTACATGAGGTTGAGCGGCTGCGGAAACTTCGAGACGAAATGTACCGAACCTCGACGACCGACGGGCCCCCGGCCGCGCTCAAGCAGCAGTTGCTTGCACAGCCACACGGATTCTTCAGTCTTAAGTCGACCTGGGAGTCGACCCAGACCAGGGACTACCGACTAATGCCGCTGCTCGAGTCTCAAGTGACGCTCGGCGTCAGCGGATCGCGAACGCGGGATCGCGCCTGGCGATTGACTGCTAACGCAAACCGCGTAGCTGCAAGGCTCGCTCAAGCCGCTGCTGATGGAGGTCTGAAGACTCTCGTCTTCACCCACCAAGTCGGCTGGACGAGTTCAATTGCTCGCCTCGTCACCACAGCACAGCCGAATACTACGCCGCTGCTGAGATCTGAGCAGCGACTGCTAGCACGAAGCGTGGAGCTACTTGGCGCGGAATCTGCACTCTACCTGAAACTCGAGGACGGGGCAGTTGTGGGCAGCGCGATCCCGCATCACGGCTTACTGCTGCCGGACGAGCGGCGTCTTCACGAGCTACTCTTCCGTCGCCCGGACGGGGTACCCGTTCTAGTGGCTACCTCCACCGTCACACAGGGCATGAACTTTCCGAGTGAGTTCGTAATCATCGCCGGGGACCGCCGCTTCGACGCCAGCGCGAACGGGCGAATCCGCCTTGAAGCTCATGAGCT
Proteins encoded:
- a CDS encoding nucleotide pyrophosphohydrolase, which gives rise to MTDEDAKGALRAFVEERDWGQFHSPENLAKSIVIEAAELLEEFQWSPEFDPQRVRMELADVLTYCYQLADRLGADPDEIVLEKLEITRAKYPVETSRGRSAKYDQL
- a CDS encoding DEAD/DEAH box helicase translates to MTAAIIAAAPRLSNVDAERLPTAITDAYLKVTMARSLVRNDLVANDEVFGELRSIGAAQEAIALNQEPGDVRASAAYVAASAYRILADADAGRPNDDRHLTPGTVGPRIASMMLYLVADAPADASEVADGIDGVEQEQFSDLVASLKRLGKGEINGAESSEEPFQLDLDADPLTIGAVIGYRKCARSLADLVRLLRTPDPAADPLAGQFASIATAMSMSVDFNIGDRAHVSSNLIAGPWHLARLLEMASPVLVAASTASLPAPSGISAEDWQRVTARTARLRPLLWRNHRQALDAGLLEPGVSAVLAFPTGAGKSTMSELKVGATILRGLNVICLAPTLSLIDQLARSFKLAVPGARVLAQRDADEEIESASDGVPEIFVMTPESCLAALGTDQTRFGEVGLVLFDEAHLMHVEGDAPNRRALDASLCFLTLVSRFGDADLMLVSAMFANSQELADWLKFVTGRPAIALDTPWKPTRQARGALVYPLHEVERLRKLRDEMYRTSTTDGPPAALKQQLLAQPHGFFSLKSTWESTQTRDYRLMPLLESQVTLGVSGSRTRDRAWRLTANANRVAARLAQAAADGGLKTLVFTHQVGWTSSIARLVTTAQPNTTPLLRSEQRLLARSVELLGAESALYLKLEDGAVVGSAIPHHGLLLPDERRLHELLFRRPDGVPVLVATSTVTQGMNFPSEFVIIAGDRRFDASANGRIRLEAHELLNAAGRAGRAGSHANALVLAIPSEIVDYDGATRIGSGWAALRTAFSQSDQCVTVRDPIGALLDAMEEETEPPLLRYLGRRVDSVTDPVIGPGMLRQSFAAFSAKTAGKPDWIERRLEQLSGLFADDSVEDWLRQCALVSGLPLDDVSYLADQLSTQTTTEWDHIGWSEWMLDLLRDRPSMVVEVLRVGSRAAMSGAPDDLGEWDTDNLIDHVRACLAPWMRGANLTQIQEVGISRGLARGDQHLEFARKFVLRVVPDLAYLFTLPSLVRSEQAKLGLAEPLPDDHPLTTLSRCVELGVDSAEKVHVLELAPRTTRAQVHGS